The following are encoded in a window of Flavobacteriales bacterium genomic DNA:
- a CDS encoding DUF1275 domain-containing protein produces the protein MLRKYGSSRTLTENIRLGTLTAFVAGMVNVASLLLFFAFTSNVTGHYAIIAAEMAKGNYYQLAVVTAWIFAFFLGSFTSNALVINLNRWSRYVAHASPLALEILCLMAVGLYGQFHYRETLTETEVLLTLMLFAMGLQNGLTASISNFTVKTTHLTGATTDLGILVSMMLRREHRRNKDMVGRLKLMASIAGSYLLGAMVAGFACVHIGFKTFYVVSGMLLVVVCYDLYELGINRFIQAKAPAPSPNGRALDHQLPEIGMLRGTRQEQKVPAV, from the coding sequence ATGCTCAGGAAGTACGGCAGCAGCAGGACCCTCACGGAGAACATCAGGCTCGGCACCCTCACGGCCTTCGTGGCGGGCATGGTCAATGTGGCGTCCCTGCTCCTCTTCTTCGCTTTCACCTCCAACGTCACCGGACACTACGCCATCATCGCGGCGGAGATGGCCAAGGGCAACTACTACCAGCTGGCCGTGGTCACCGCCTGGATCTTCGCCTTCTTTCTGGGCAGCTTCACCTCCAACGCGTTGGTGATCAACCTCAACCGCTGGAGCCGCTACGTGGCGCACGCCTCCCCGCTGGCCCTGGAGATCCTGTGCCTGATGGCGGTGGGCCTCTACGGCCAGTTCCACTACCGCGAAACGCTCACCGAGACCGAGGTCCTCCTCACCCTCATGCTCTTCGCCATGGGGCTGCAGAATGGTCTTACCGCGAGCATCTCCAATTTCACCGTGAAGACCACCCACCTCACCGGTGCCACCACCGACCTGGGCATCCTGGTGTCCATGATGTTGCGCCGGGAGCACAGGCGCAACAAGGACATGGTGGGCAGGCTGAAGTTGATGGCCTCGATCGCCGGCTCCTACCTGCTGGGCGCGATGGTGGCGGGATTTGCCTGCGTACACATCGGCTTCAAGACCTTCTACGTGGTGAGCGGCATGCTGCTCGTTGTGGTCTGCTACGACCTCTACGAACTAGGCATCAACCGTTTCATCCAGGCGAAGGCCCCCGCGCCATCGCCCAACGGGCGAGCGCTGGACCATCAGCTTCCGGAGATCGGCATGCTTCGCGGTACACGGCAGGAACAGAAAGTGCCTGCAGTATGA
- a CDS encoding RNA polymerase sigma factor — translation MTPAEYNACVEEHSDALFRYALRHTRCRDQAHDVVQECFLRLWMKLDKVESGKGRSYLFTMAHNLMVSQARRSGRVLRMEPWHEQVRSCRQGEPDLKSLLERGLARLPQAQRSVLVLRDQEGHSYEEIAEITGLSMDQVKVYIFRGRKAMQRYLGSPAMVA, via the coding sequence ATGACCCCCGCGGAATACAACGCCTGCGTGGAAGAGCACAGCGACGCGCTGTTCCGCTACGCCTTGCGCCACACCCGCTGCCGCGACCAGGCGCATGATGTGGTGCAGGAATGCTTCCTCCGGTTGTGGATGAAACTGGACAAGGTGGAAAGCGGCAAGGGCAGAAGCTACCTCTTCACCATGGCGCACAACCTGATGGTCAGCCAGGCGCGGCGCTCCGGGCGCGTGCTGCGCATGGAGCCCTGGCATGAGCAGGTGCGCAGTTGCCGGCAGGGCGAACCCGACCTGAAGTCCCTGCTGGAACGTGGCCTGGCACGCCTGCCCCAGGCCCAACGCAGCGTGCTGGTCCTGCGTGACCAGGAGGGCCACAGTTATGAGGAGATCGCGGAGATCACCGGCTTGAGCATGGACCAGGTGAAGGTGTACATCTTCCGGGGAAGGAAGGCCATGCAGCGCTATCTCGGATCGCCAGCGATGGTCGCTTGA
- a CDS encoding acyl-CoA thioesterase produces METRPVSDSYAQTTHVVLPNDTNTLGNLFGGRLLQWLDISCAISAHRHCKRVVVTVAVNHVGFDRPIKLGDFVTIHSHVSRAFGSSMEVWSDVFVEDQVTGEKIMCNSAIYTFVAVDHAGRPMKVPQALPTNEEERKRYDGALRRRQLRLILSGKMKPEEATELRALFQ; encoded by the coding sequence ATGGAAACACGCCCCGTGAGCGACAGCTACGCGCAGACCACGCACGTGGTGCTGCCCAACGACACCAATACGCTGGGCAACCTGTTCGGGGGTCGGCTGTTGCAATGGCTGGACATCAGCTGCGCCATCAGCGCCCACAGGCACTGCAAGCGCGTAGTGGTGACCGTGGCGGTGAACCATGTGGGCTTCGACCGGCCGATCAAACTGGGCGACTTCGTCACCATCCACAGCCACGTGAGCCGGGCCTTCGGCAGCAGCATGGAAGTGTGGAGCGACGTGTTCGTGGAGGACCAGGTGACGGGCGAGAAGATCATGTGCAACAGCGCCATCTACACCTTCGTGGCGGTGGACCACGCGGGCCGCCCGATGAAGGTGCCCCAGGCACTGCCCACCAACGAGGAGGAGCGGAAGCGCTACGATGGCGCCCTGCGCCGCCGCCAGCTGCGTTTGATCCTCAGCGGCAAGATGAAGCCCGAGGAAGCCACCGAGCTGCGGGCGCTTTTCCAGTGA
- a CDS encoding CopD family protein, with amino-acid sequence MDTTIALPLLKALHLFFMVSYFAALFHLVRLYIAHREALRAWEPERTTLAGRFSAMERYSLYYLAWPALVLLTLFGLWMLWERPALLKEPFMHTKLGLVALLIGYHLWAHRLHGRLVRGELRWSAIQLRIWAQGPTLFLFALLILVLLRDRVGWWWGVLGLITIGGVIAFAISSRSREIEPDKDAGGRDAST; translated from the coding sequence ATGGACACCACCATCGCTCTGCCGCTTTTGAAAGCGCTCCACCTGTTCTTCATGGTGAGCTACTTCGCGGCGCTCTTCCATCTGGTGCGCCTGTACATCGCGCACCGCGAGGCCCTGCGTGCCTGGGAACCCGAACGCACCACGCTCGCCGGTCGCTTCTCGGCGATGGAGCGATACAGCCTGTACTACCTGGCCTGGCCGGCGCTGGTGCTGCTCACGCTCTTCGGGCTGTGGATGCTGTGGGAACGCCCTGCCCTGCTGAAGGAGCCCTTCATGCACACCAAACTCGGCCTGGTGGCCCTGTTGATCGGGTACCACCTGTGGGCGCATCGCCTGCATGGCAGATTGGTGCGCGGCGAGCTGCGTTGGTCGGCGATCCAGCTGCGCATCTGGGCGCAAGGGCCCACGCTCTTTCTTTTCGCACTGCTCATCCTTGTGCTTTTGCGCGATCGGGTGGGTTGGTGGTGGGGCGTACTGGGCCTGATCACCATCGGTGGCGTGATCGCCTTCGCCATCTCTTCGCGCAGCAGGGAGATCGAACCGGACAAGGATGCTGGAGGTCGGGACGCGAGCACCTGA
- a CDS encoding peroxiredoxin translates to MLEVGTRAPDLRLPDQHGRLVDLSGFHGAKNVVLFFYPMADTRVCTLEACAFRDALPDLDARDFVVVGISRDGMEAQQAFAERWSLPFSLLSDAHGKARRAYRVDRFFGLLPGRVTYVIDREGIIRAAYRNLFEAEGHVSQALKALGDQGSR, encoded by the coding sequence ATGCTGGAGGTCGGGACGCGAGCACCTGATCTGCGCCTGCCCGATCAGCATGGCCGCTTGGTGGACCTCTCCGGTTTCCACGGTGCGAAGAACGTGGTACTGTTCTTCTATCCGATGGCGGATACACGGGTATGCACCCTGGAAGCCTGCGCGTTCAGGGATGCATTGCCCGATCTGGACGCACGTGACTTTGTGGTGGTCGGCATCAGCAGGGATGGGATGGAGGCGCAGCAGGCCTTCGCCGAACGATGGTCACTGCCCTTCAGCCTGCTCAGCGATGCGCATGGTAAGGCACGCAGGGCCTACCGCGTGGACCGCTTCTTCGGTCTGCTGCCCGGCCGTGTCACGTACGTGATCGATCGGGAAGGGATCATCCGCGCGGCCTACCGCAACTTGTTCGAGGCCGAAGGACACGTCAGCCAAGCATTGAAGGCCCTCGGTGATCAAGGCAGCCGGTAG
- a CDS encoding SPOR domain-containing protein, whose product MSIVRELNDLLHDHDCVIVPRWGGFITHYRPARLDETRRLVHPPGKELGFNRHLTRNDGLLADRVARREGIGHDAALDRIATEVGDWQSRLGQDGRLELPHIGLFYHDAERNLQFEPDKRANHLKDAYGLRTVAAIPVKRVAPAPVLRTLTEPATATTPVQARSRPWLAAAGLALLLGTASIFLWRAQMQEGTQWSGLDLFGPGPERQYQPPAATNSKPVVTAGIFSVPDGPLGVRTLPLTVNDSVMVTVDLGRPAAPVLEPDSTAVRTPNITVATPAARERFHVVGGCFAVEENAERFLAELQAQGWPARRLTRSGELHPVAYGSFARRDEALDLLARVRGEASASAWLMVR is encoded by the coding sequence ATGTCCATCGTCCGCGAACTGAACGACCTGTTGCACGACCACGACTGTGTGATCGTGCCGCGCTGGGGTGGGTTCATCACCCACTACCGCCCGGCCAGGCTGGACGAAACACGGCGGCTGGTGCACCCCCCTGGCAAGGAACTGGGCTTCAACCGCCACCTCACGCGAAATGATGGCCTTCTGGCCGACCGTGTGGCACGGCGCGAAGGGATCGGCCATGATGCCGCACTGGACCGCATCGCCACGGAAGTGGGCGATTGGCAATCACGCCTGGGCCAGGATGGAAGATTGGAACTGCCACACATCGGCCTGTTCTACCACGATGCCGAACGCAACCTGCAATTCGAGCCGGACAAGCGGGCGAACCACTTGAAGGACGCCTACGGTTTGCGGACCGTGGCGGCCATTCCGGTGAAACGCGTGGCCCCTGCGCCCGTGCTGCGCACCCTCACCGAGCCGGCAACCGCGACCACGCCTGTACAGGCGCGGTCGCGGCCATGGTTGGCCGCAGCGGGGTTGGCCTTGTTGTTGGGCACCGCGTCCATCTTCCTGTGGCGCGCACAAATGCAGGAAGGCACGCAATGGAGCGGTCTGGACCTGTTCGGCCCCGGACCCGAGCGGCAGTATCAACCACCCGCCGCCACCAATTCCAAGCCCGTGGTCACGGCCGGGATCTTCTCGGTGCCCGATGGACCGTTGGGGGTGCGCACCCTGCCCCTGACCGTGAACGACAGTGTAATGGTGACCGTGGACCTGGGCCGCCCCGCAGCACCTGTGCTAGAGCCTGACAGTACGGCCGTGCGCACACCGAATATCACCGTTGCGACACCAGCCGCGCGCGAGCGCTTCCATGTGGTGGGCGGTTGTTTCGCCGTGGAAGAGAACGCCGAGCGCTTCCTCGCCGAACTTCAGGCCCAAGGCTGGCCCGCACGCCGGCTGACTCGTTCCGGCGAATTGCATCCGGTGGCCTACGGCAGTTTCGCGCGTCGCGATGAGGCCCTGGACCTGCTGGCCCGCGTCCGGGGAGAAGCTTCGGCCAGCGCCTGGCTCATGGTACGCTGA